In one window of Candidatus Sulfuricurvum sp. RIFRC-1 DNA:
- a CDS encoding response regulator, with protein MNDIVKQLTALGQDINILYIEDNKGLRESIVGLLTKIFPHLLYAENCEIGLDFYYKHTPDIVLTDIKMPGLSGLDLSKQIKQDNNDVRIIFLSAFDDKEYLHEAIDIGAFKYLSKPTKVPLLITTLHEAVLSINIERNKRIFENQLTDIFNYQNNLLMMLNGTEPIVVNRQFLDFFGVKTLDEFVDIHKGLGELLLEHQGFLYPTAESGWFEIALENPGKLFHTKVHNHHKEARHLIMKLRVIPEKQNLVILSFDDITDLNLMMIFDGNATKHDQKLHDCTAVRKLLHVVKENASEVKLHNFYRGLTIVNNAVLVSMDDQKVVLKTSHSQLKAIKLAKNIIITSELFPFSVLCNAANSIDFDQQTVTFSEMHFVQESANQRANIRLEPDPERHSVTLFQNEIKFFGNIRILDISICSVKIEMDALPASLSVGEISKIVIVLETDKQPLNLTLSGTVYRIDNFYRSFHIVFLFELSSTYHDKLLDYIAKRQMELIREFKIL; from the coding sequence ATGAATGATATTGTCAAACAATTAACGGCACTTGGACAGGATATTAATATCCTCTACATCGAAGACAACAAAGGATTGCGAGAAAGTATCGTAGGATTATTGACAAAAATTTTTCCACATCTTTTGTATGCCGAAAACTGCGAGATTGGACTGGATTTCTATTATAAGCACACTCCTGATATCGTACTGACCGATATTAAAATGCCGGGATTAAGCGGATTAGATTTATCCAAGCAAATCAAACAAGACAATAATGATGTCCGGATTATCTTCCTCTCCGCTTTTGACGATAAAGAATATTTGCATGAAGCAATCGATATAGGAGCTTTTAAATATCTCTCGAAACCCACCAAAGTCCCTTTATTAATCACCACACTGCATGAAGCTGTATTATCCATTAATATAGAACGTAATAAACGAATTTTCGAGAATCAGCTTACCGATATTTTCAACTATCAAAACAACCTGCTTATGATGCTCAACGGCACAGAACCCATCGTCGTCAATCGACAGTTTCTTGACTTTTTTGGAGTTAAAACACTGGATGAGTTTGTTGACATACATAAGGGATTGGGTGAATTACTTTTGGAGCACCAAGGTTTTTTGTATCCGACTGCAGAATCCGGGTGGTTTGAAATTGCACTGGAAAATCCCGGGAAACTTTTCCATACAAAAGTCCATAATCATCATAAGGAAGCCCGACATTTGATTATGAAACTGAGGGTAATACCGGAAAAGCAAAACTTAGTCATTCTCTCTTTTGATGATATAACCGATTTGAATTTAATGATGATTTTTGATGGGAATGCAACTAAACATGATCAAAAACTTCATGATTGTACTGCCGTAAGAAAGCTTTTGCACGTGGTTAAAGAAAACGCTTCTGAAGTCAAACTTCATAATTTTTATCGTGGATTGACCATTGTAAACAATGCGGTTTTGGTCTCTATGGATGATCAAAAAGTGGTCCTTAAAACATCCCATTCACAGCTAAAAGCTATTAAACTGGCTAAAAATATCATCATTACTTCTGAGCTTTTTCCATTCAGTGTTTTATGCAACGCAGCCAATTCAATTGACTTTGATCAGCAGACTGTAACGTTTTCTGAAATGCATTTTGTTCAAGAAAGCGCTAATCAACGAGCCAATATACGGCTTGAACCTGACCCTGAACGTCACAGTGTTACGTTGTTCCAAAATGAAATCAAATTTTTTGGAAATATTCGTATTCTGGATATTTCCATTTGTTCGGTCAAAATCGAGATGGACGCGCTTCCTGCATCACTCTCCGTCGGTGAAATTTCCAAAATCGTCATTGTTCTCGAAACAGATAAACAGCCGTTAAACTTAACACTCTCCGGTACAGTGTATCGGATTGATAATTTCTACCGAAGTTTTCATATTGTCTTTCTTTTTGAGCTTTCATCCACCTACCACGACAAATTACTCGATTATATTGCCAAACGGCAGATGGAGCTGATACGTGAATTTAAAATTCTTTAA
- a CDS encoding PAS domain-containing sensor histidine kinase, with amino-acid sequence MLIILASLAIFFLIVLSIFSFSKTAEHARMLAHKMTVEIRNLNTELENMINSAPNPIIVHSEDGTIVKINRAWSDICGYTHEETPTVDIWVDKVYKEQQEGIKEYIRSLYKITQKVDEGEFSFYSKSGEKVTWQFSTAPFGILNGKKTVISSAMDITELKNKDHMLIMQSRHAAMGAMISMIAHQWRQPLASIAAISGTLNLQAMLGQYDQEHFAEKLNLISDLAIDLSDTINDFRNFFKEDKTKQLSSWKELINGSLEIIQPMLIAKNIQMDVSYGEDHFFMTYPREITQVILNIFKNAEDVLIENSILHPKIWIRISSQNGQASLEIEDNGGGIPAELVDKIFDPYFSTKFDKDGTGIGLYMSKTIVEQHCNGKLTVNNTIHGACFKIQLPIENPMDSKNDLSDVEKLLH; translated from the coding sequence TTGCTGATCATATTAGCCTCTTTAGCGATATTTTTTTTGATAGTATTGAGTATTTTCTCTTTTTCAAAAACTGCCGAGCATGCTCGAATGTTGGCACACAAAATGACGGTAGAAATCAGAAATCTCAACACTGAACTCGAAAACATGATCAATTCAGCACCCAACCCGATTATCGTCCATTCAGAAGACGGTACAATCGTAAAAATAAATCGGGCATGGAGTGATATTTGCGGCTACACGCATGAAGAAACTCCTACGGTTGACATATGGGTTGATAAAGTTTATAAAGAGCAGCAAGAAGGGATAAAAGAATATATCCGAAGCCTATACAAAATAACGCAAAAAGTAGATGAAGGCGAATTCTCGTTTTACAGTAAATCCGGTGAAAAAGTGACCTGGCAATTCAGTACAGCACCCTTTGGAATACTTAATGGGAAGAAAACAGTCATATCTTCTGCAATGGACATCACAGAGCTCAAGAACAAAGATCATATGCTTATAATGCAATCACGTCACGCGGCAATGGGTGCAATGATTTCGATGATAGCCCATCAGTGGCGACAGCCTCTCGCATCCATTGCTGCGATTTCAGGAACCTTAAATCTGCAAGCGATGCTGGGTCAATACGACCAGGAGCACTTCGCGGAAAAATTAAACCTAATCAGTGACCTTGCAATAGATTTATCGGATACGATCAATGATTTTAGAAACTTTTTCAAAGAAGATAAAACAAAACAATTATCGAGTTGGAAAGAATTGATTAATGGTAGTCTTGAGATCATACAGCCAATGTTGATAGCTAAGAACATACAGATGGACGTTTCTTACGGCGAAGATCATTTTTTTATGACCTACCCTCGTGAAATAACACAGGTAATCCTCAATATTTTTAAAAATGCAGAAGATGTTTTGATCGAAAATTCTATCCTACACCCAAAAATTTGGATTCGAATATCCTCTCAAAATGGGCAGGCCTCTCTAGAAATTGAAGACAATGGAGGAGGAATCCCCGCTGAACTTGTTGATAAAATTTTTGACCCTTATTTCAGTACAAAATTTGATAAAGATGGAACAGGCATCGGTCTATATATGTCCAAAACAATAGTCGAGCAGCATTGTAATGGAAAATTAACCGTTAACAATACGATTCATGGAGCATGTTTTAAAATTCAATTGCCGATTGAAAATCCAATGGATTCGAAAAATGATTTATCCGACGTAGAAAAACTGTTGCATTAA
- the glyS gene encoding glycine--tRNA ligase subunit beta, which produces MLKPLLIEIGVEELPAVPLLKELSEIEKKWLAVLEKNALAGEFEFYYTPRRLVLWHREFKTHQDDRVEEFYGAPVEMAIKDGAPTPAALGFAKKCGVEFDQLMRAEKGGKEVLYFSRSVAGRSSSEILGEMIEQWIKSLNFGKSMRWGSNHESFIRPIRWINATLGEDLVEVELFGVRSSLETYVHRISHFEAKAVNSIHHYFDLLKEGSVNLYPQSRRESILANFAALESEHGITIEVDVDLLDEVVAITEHPTPLLGSFDESFLELPPEVIITSMKEHQRYFPVFKEGKLINAFVVVSNALTNDFTHVIEGNQRVLRPRLSDALFFYRNDLKKGLSTEGLEKVVFMNGLGTLAEKITREKVVASTIANLIYDNINPDHLERAMELAKADLMSEMVYEFTELQGLMGYYYALALGEDTEVATAIKEQYLPSGEESALPSTMLSAIVAMSMKVDTLIGMFSIGEIPTGSRDPFALRRAVNGIIKIAVAHQIPLNFSTLIDQLSSIYPQGKEYKKNVETFVIERLAGAYIGVNPSIIQSVVAKDAHVELDLLEIDRKIRAVASIASSDTFIEAFSTFKRVSNILKDEAMDKGFSVNESLFENDAERNLFTLAKAVIESEYETLEERLDALFALKAPLDTFFDNVMVNAEDLNVRANRKALVGMIYAELYAIADIKNITL; this is translated from the coding sequence ATGTTAAAACCTCTTTTGATTGAAATCGGTGTTGAAGAACTCCCTGCGGTCCCTTTGCTCAAAGAACTGAGTGAGATCGAGAAAAAATGGTTAGCCGTACTGGAAAAAAATGCTCTCGCGGGAGAGTTTGAATTTTATTATACGCCACGCCGTTTGGTTTTGTGGCACCGTGAATTTAAAACACATCAAGATGACCGTGTCGAAGAGTTTTACGGAGCGCCTGTTGAAATGGCAATCAAAGACGGAGCTCCGACTCCGGCGGCTTTGGGATTTGCGAAAAAATGCGGGGTAGAGTTCGATCAACTTATGCGTGCTGAAAAAGGGGGTAAAGAGGTCCTTTATTTCAGTCGAAGCGTTGCGGGACGCTCCAGCAGTGAAATTCTCGGAGAGATGATTGAACAATGGATTAAAAGTCTCAACTTCGGTAAATCGATGCGTTGGGGCAGTAACCACGAGAGTTTTATCCGTCCTATCCGCTGGATTAATGCCACTTTGGGTGAAGATCTTGTAGAGGTAGAGCTATTTGGTGTACGATCATCTTTGGAAACGTATGTCCATCGTATCAGTCATTTCGAAGCGAAAGCGGTAAACTCAATCCATCACTATTTTGATTTGCTCAAAGAGGGATCGGTGAATCTTTATCCGCAAAGCCGCCGTGAATCGATCTTGGCAAATTTTGCTGCGCTCGAATCTGAGCACGGTATCACCATTGAAGTTGATGTCGATCTTTTGGATGAAGTTGTTGCGATCACCGAGCATCCTACTCCATTACTCGGAAGCTTTGATGAGAGTTTCCTCGAATTGCCTCCCGAAGTTATCATCACCTCGATGAAAGAACATCAGCGTTATTTTCCGGTCTTTAAAGAGGGCAAACTTATCAACGCATTTGTCGTCGTATCGAATGCGCTGACCAATGATTTTACCCACGTAATCGAAGGAAATCAGCGCGTTCTCCGCCCACGCCTCTCTGATGCCCTCTTTTTCTATCGCAACGACCTCAAAAAAGGGCTTAGCACCGAAGGGTTGGAAAAAGTCGTATTTATGAACGGTTTAGGGACATTGGCAGAGAAAATCACTCGTGAAAAAGTGGTCGCATCGACTATTGCAAATTTAATATATGATAATATTAATCCTGACCACTTAGAGCGTGCAATGGAGTTGGCAAAAGCCGATTTGATGTCCGAAATGGTCTATGAATTTACTGAACTTCAGGGACTTATGGGGTATTACTACGCCCTTGCCCTCGGTGAGGATACTGAAGTCGCAACAGCGATTAAAGAGCAATATCTCCCAAGCGGTGAAGAGAGTGCACTGCCGAGCACGATGCTCAGCGCGATTGTCGCAATGTCGATGAAAGTCGATACCCTCATCGGTATGTTCAGTATTGGTGAGATTCCGACCGGTTCACGCGATCCGTTCGCTCTTCGCCGTGCGGTGAACGGGATTATCAAAATCGCCGTAGCACACCAAATCCCTCTCAATTTCTCTACATTGATCGATCAGCTCTCATCGATCTATCCGCAAGGCAAAGAGTACAAAAAGAACGTTGAGACCTTTGTAATCGAACGACTTGCGGGAGCGTATATCGGGGTTAATCCATCAATCATCCAATCCGTTGTTGCCAAAGATGCTCATGTCGAACTTGATCTCCTGGAGATCGACCGTAAGATTCGAGCCGTTGCTTCCATCGCATCTTCAGACACATTTATCGAAGCGTTCTCCACGTTTAAACGGGTCAGTAACATCCTCAAAGACGAAGCAATGGATAAAGGTTTCAGCGTTAACGAATCGTTGTTTGAAAACGATGCGGAACGCAATCTCTTCACGTTGGCTAAAGCCGTTATAGAATCAGAGTATGAAACCCTCGAAGAGCGTTTGGATGCGTTGTTCGCTCTCAAAGCGCCGCTCGATACCTTCTTCGACAACGTTATGGTCAATGCCGAAGATTTAAACGTCCGTGCCAATCGAAAAGCCCTTGTCGGAATGATTTACGCTGAGCTTTACGCAATTGCCGACATCAAAAATATCACCTTATAA
- a CDS encoding class II SORL domain-containing protein, with protein sequence MPTINRYVDISTVDREAKKDYIDRHSPFIHCAENAKKGEKFAVTVKMGNEYSHPDDFDHFIANIALYNGETLLARADFVPGTLGNEKNHAEVTFNIVPMGKKLTLVAHGYCTKHGVWESTPVEVEVQEASTCCGGGHCS encoded by the coding sequence ATGCCAACCATCAATCGTTACGTAGATATCAGCACTGTAGATCGTGAAGCGAAAAAAGATTATATCGATCGTCATTCTCCGTTTATCCACTGTGCCGAGAATGCTAAAAAAGGGGAAAAATTTGCCGTTACGGTAAAAATGGGGAACGAATATTCTCACCCGGATGATTTCGATCACTTTATCGCCAACATCGCGCTTTACAATGGAGAAACATTGCTTGCACGTGCTGATTTTGTCCCGGGAACACTCGGAAATGAAAAAAATCATGCGGAAGTAACCTTCAACATCGTTCCAATGGGTAAAAAATTGACTCTGGTAGCGCACGGTTACTGTACTAAACACGGCGTTTGGGAATCAACACCGGTAGAAGTCGAAGTTCAAGAAGCTTCCACTTGCTGCGGCGGCGGGCACTGTTCGTAA
- a CDS encoding HDOD domain-containing protein: MADEIDLKAVIRVIESDPMLYTDILRFSNVPYHGFRYPITSISQAIALFGIAAVRGMALTAALRAHPFTDVAPYGIDVHQWFRVMEQQQRFLDIWLGKKHRAILQSLGGLTFILEIGRLVTSYVLMFTHQSYSFSENEPEKLSIEEKNILGRSSDELAAQLFEFWNFEKIFVNSLCYSLSPDDGLEPKTCAALKCARTLFTLKGITPFEEVEAVLVKYDFSVSDARIAYEILLAVEE, encoded by the coding sequence ATGGCAGATGAGATAGATTTAAAAGCGGTCATTCGTGTTATAGAGTCCGATCCGATGCTCTATACGGATATTTTACGCTTTTCCAATGTACCCTATCATGGATTTCGTTATCCGATTACGTCAATCTCTCAGGCAATTGCACTTTTTGGTATTGCGGCGGTTCGTGGAATGGCACTTACAGCGGCGTTAAGAGCCCATCCTTTTACCGATGTAGCCCCGTATGGGATTGATGTACACCAATGGTTTCGAGTGATGGAACAACAACAACGATTTTTGGATATTTGGCTTGGTAAAAAACACCGTGCCATTCTCCAGTCCTTGGGCGGATTAACCTTTATTCTCGAAATAGGGCGCTTGGTTACCTCTTATGTGCTTATGTTTACGCATCAATCGTACAGCTTTAGTGAAAATGAACCGGAAAAACTGAGTATTGAAGAAAAAAATATTTTGGGACGTTCCAGTGATGAGTTGGCGGCTCAATTGTTTGAATTTTGGAATTTTGAGAAGATATTTGTCAACTCATTGTGCTATTCACTTAGTCCTGATGATGGGCTTGAACCAAAAACGTGTGCGGCTTTGAAGTGTGCCCGAACGCTCTTCACGCTCAAAGGGATTACCCCGTTCGAAGAGGTTGAAGCGGTTTTAGTCAAATACGATTTTTCTGTGAGTGATGCGAGAATTGCGTATGAAATTTTATTGGCTGTTGAAGAATAA
- a CDS encoding GGDEF domain-containing phosphodiesterase, which produces MSISKSHKRLNDIHAHEKKREFEILAMAMKNASDSMIVTDRYNNIIKVNNAFVNTFGYDEKEVIGKNTHFLSSPKHDSSFYDQMWNTLLREKHWSSEIWNRRKNGDIFPAWVSISAIMDENKKIQNYLAIFTDLSALRESQEQSLKLAYYDQLTGLPNRQKIVADMGQRNPSVCVIFNIDDFKEINDFYGIETGDNILNQVGHWFSKMNFSPYRISGDEFAILLYENFTWHDLRNRIKALMSLLDEKIFLVRNETINIRMTVGAAIGHSKLLTRADIALNGAKKDKTSIALYAEHENIEETYRSNMRMSAMIRIALAQKRIICHYQPIVNLITGEINKYETLVRMADTDNNMIFPATFLSIAKKTKLYPQITIEVVNQACALFANRNEEFSINLSDSDIRNPHIVNEIIHTITKTKTASRIVFEILESEGIENYEEVVEFITTVKALGAKIAIDDFGTGYSNFENILKLNVDYIKIDGSLIQGITDNPRHHIVVETIVNFAHKIGAKTIAEFVSSEAIYTVVKELGIDYSQGYYTGKPEEIISSP; this is translated from the coding sequence ATGTCCATTTCTAAATCGCATAAAAGATTGAATGACATCCATGCACATGAGAAGAAGCGTGAGTTTGAGATCCTTGCAATGGCCATGAAAAATGCGTCGGACAGTATGATTGTAACGGATCGATACAACAATATTATCAAAGTGAATAACGCTTTTGTCAACACATTTGGGTATGACGAAAAAGAAGTGATCGGGAAAAATACCCATTTTCTCTCCTCTCCCAAACACGATAGCTCTTTTTACGATCAAATGTGGAATACCTTATTGCGAGAAAAGCATTGGAGCAGTGAAATTTGGAACAGGCGTAAAAATGGAGATATCTTTCCGGCATGGGTGAGTATAAGCGCCATCATGGATGAAAATAAAAAAATCCAAAATTATCTCGCCATTTTTACCGATTTATCCGCATTACGAGAGAGCCAAGAACAATCACTGAAACTGGCCTACTACGATCAGTTGACCGGATTGCCGAATCGCCAAAAAATCGTTGCCGATATGGGTCAAAGAAACCCGTCGGTTTGTGTCATATTTAATATCGACGACTTTAAAGAAATCAATGATTTTTACGGGATCGAAACGGGCGACAATATTTTGAATCAGGTTGGACACTGGTTTAGTAAAATGAATTTCTCCCCGTACCGCATCAGCGGTGATGAATTCGCCATTTTGTTGTATGAAAACTTTACGTGGCATGATCTACGGAATCGGATTAAGGCGTTAATGTCGTTATTGGATGAAAAGATCTTTTTAGTCCGAAATGAAACGATTAACATCCGGATGACCGTCGGTGCTGCGATCGGTCACAGCAAACTGTTGACACGTGCCGATATTGCTTTAAACGGAGCGAAAAAAGACAAAACATCCATTGCACTTTATGCCGAACATGAAAATATTGAAGAGACCTATCGTTCCAATATGAGAATGAGCGCCATGATCCGTATTGCTCTGGCGCAAAAACGGATCATTTGCCATTATCAACCGATCGTAAATCTCATCACCGGAGAGATTAATAAATACGAAACATTGGTCCGTATGGCGGACACGGATAACAATATGATATTTCCTGCAACATTTTTGTCTATTGCCAAAAAAACGAAACTCTATCCTCAAATTACCATAGAAGTTGTCAATCAAGCCTGTGCTCTTTTTGCAAACCGAAATGAAGAGTTTTCCATTAATCTCTCCGATAGCGATATTCGAAATCCTCACATCGTCAACGAAATTATCCATACGATTACAAAAACCAAAACGGCATCACGAATCGTTTTTGAAATTCTCGAATCCGAAGGGATCGAAAACTATGAAGAAGTAGTCGAATTTATTACCACCGTAAAAGCATTAGGGGCAAAAATAGCGATTGATGATTTTGGGACCGGATACTCCAACTTTGAAAATATTCTCAAGCTTAATGTTGATTACATCAAAATCGACGGCTCTCTTATCCAAGGGATTACGGATAATCCGAGGCACCATATTGTTGTCGAAACTATCGTTAATTTTGCCCACAAAATCGGGGCCAAAACCATCGCTGAATTTGTAAGTTCTGAAGCGATTTATACCGTAGTCAAAGAGCTTGGGATTGATTATTCCCAAGGATACTATACCGGTAAACCCGAAGAAATCATCTCATCACCTTAA
- a CDS encoding uracil-DNA glycosylase encodes MDSFQNLALLENLYRLKSLGYTYVDPITPNIQTTSSTLPDSISTLAQSIAQCYLCDLSKSRRQSMIGCGDPKAPLMFIDAYVSAAEDEAAGYYIGRSGVMLRDMIEKVINLTIEEVYLTHAVKCKPFGFQNPSSSECNSCTPFLSKQISLIKPRILVTLGPDAYQILTGDNGDFERVRGEVIPFGDALLIPMYHPLYLVRNPSLKKETMRDLQTIKAQLL; translated from the coding sequence GTGGACTCTTTTCAAAATCTCGCACTGCTCGAAAATCTTTACCGTTTAAAATCACTGGGCTACACCTATGTCGATCCGATTACACCCAATATTCAAACCACTTCGAGTACATTACCCGATTCGATAAGCACCTTGGCTCAAAGCATTGCACAATGTTATCTGTGCGATCTGAGTAAATCACGTCGCCAAAGCATGATCGGCTGCGGTGATCCCAAAGCACCGTTGATGTTTATCGATGCCTATGTCTCTGCCGCAGAAGATGAAGCCGCAGGATATTACATCGGAAGATCAGGGGTGATGTTACGCGATATGATCGAAAAAGTGATCAATCTCACCATTGAAGAGGTTTATTTGACCCATGCCGTTAAATGCAAACCCTTTGGTTTTCAAAATCCATCATCCAGTGAATGCAACAGCTGTACTCCCTTTTTGTCCAAACAAATCTCACTCATAAAACCTCGCATACTCGTCACACTCGGACCCGATGCGTACCAAATCCTGACCGGTGACAATGGAGATTTTGAGCGCGTTCGCGGAGAAGTGATCCCTTTTGGAGATGCGCTGTTGATACCGATGTACCATCCCCTCTATCTCGTTCGGAATCCATCGCTCAAAAAAGAGACCATGCGTGATTTACAAACCATCAAGGCTCAGTTATTATGA
- a CDS encoding Crp/Fnr family transcriptional regulator → MNPLAPDKTIFSDNVGLFNHLTPDQQKKIEQIGILRHYSAGEIVFYEGDESNYFHFLLQGEVNVFKVSASHETMLIHRFRAPSLIAEVATLKQIPYPASCESTQNSTVLKISRDPFLQLIQNDPSLSIALISSLTQKIGALESSLQRHSAPNALAKVARLVRDDPNIFQRLKGIEIARLIGITPETLSRMLKKLKSEGVITMSKVNGITLLLSDELNRYSGE, encoded by the coding sequence TTGAACCCCTTAGCGCCCGATAAAACGATTTTTTCCGACAACGTTGGATTATTTAATCATTTAACCCCTGATCAGCAGAAAAAAATCGAGCAAATCGGTATTCTTCGTCATTATTCAGCAGGAGAAATTGTCTTTTATGAGGGAGATGAAAGCAATTATTTCCATTTTCTTCTCCAGGGTGAAGTTAATGTTTTTAAAGTATCCGCCAGCCATGAGACGATGCTAATCCACCGTTTCCGCGCCCCCTCACTGATCGCTGAAGTTGCCACTCTCAAACAAATCCCCTACCCAGCATCGTGTGAATCTACTCAAAACTCCACTGTTCTTAAAATTTCGCGTGACCCGTTTTTGCAACTGATCCAAAACGACCCCTCTTTGAGCATCGCACTCATCTCATCTTTGACACAAAAAATCGGAGCATTAGAGAGCTCACTGCAGCGGCACAGCGCTCCGAATGCATTGGCAAAAGTAGCACGTTTAGTCCGTGATGACCCGAATATTTTTCAACGTCTCAAAGGGATTGAAATAGCTCGCTTGATCGGAATCACCCCCGAAACGCTCTCTCGAATGCTTAAAAAACTGAAATCTGAAGGGGTTATTACTATGTCAAAAGTAAATGGCATAACCCTTTTGCTCTCTGATGAACTTAACCGTTACAGCGGAGAATAA
- a CDS encoding ferritin-like domain-containing protein, which translates to MGKRGISLLRGIEAQTVYELLNKAYCDEWLAYYQYFIESKVVKGLMKDAAIVELTQHAADELRHATMLCDRIIQLGGTPALHPAEWLTNTNCGYDAPTEPDVRKVLEQAIKGEQCAIGVYSNILDITREKDIITYDLVSQILADEVEHEEDLQALFDDIEEFIEQFKK; encoded by the coding sequence ATGGGAAAAAGAGGGATTTCACTTCTGCGCGGGATTGAAGCACAAACCGTGTATGAACTTCTGAATAAAGCATATTGTGATGAATGGCTCGCATACTACCAATATTTTATCGAATCCAAAGTGGTGAAAGGGTTGATGAAAGACGCCGCTATCGTCGAACTCACTCAGCACGCCGCCGATGAACTTCGTCATGCCACAATGCTATGCGATCGTATCATTCAACTCGGTGGAACTCCTGCTCTACACCCTGCTGAGTGGTTAACCAATACCAATTGCGGTTACGATGCACCCACGGAACCTGATGTACGTAAAGTACTGGAACAAGCGATTAAAGGGGAACAATGTGCCATCGGTGTTTACTCAAACATCCTCGACATTACACGTGAAAAAGATATTATTACCTACGATTTGGTCTCTCAAATTTTAGCCGATGAAGTGGAGCATGAAGAGGATCTTCAAGCGTTGTTTGACGATATCGAAGAGTTCATCGAGCAGTTCAAGAAATAA
- a CDS encoding ankyrin repeat domain-containing protein: MKYPFFLSIFMALSLQGADILELVGLLDRNDTQTFHSRIQTLSDANTAREDNNKTILMYAVWVGNTEAVKYLIEKGADVNAQDAGGATALHLAAWRGHTPIAVYLIEKGASANAMSKEGMTPLDIAMMRENHEIGAAIEKAAPKLKPLL; encoded by the coding sequence ATGAAATATCCATTTTTTCTCTCCATTTTTATGGCTTTATCACTTCAGGGAGCCGATATACTAGAACTGGTTGGGCTGCTTGATCGTAACGACACCCAAACATTTCACTCACGTATCCAAACCCTTAGCGATGCCAACACAGCGCGCGAGGATAATAATAAAACCATTTTGATGTATGCCGTGTGGGTCGGAAATACTGAGGCGGTCAAGTATCTGATCGAAAAAGGGGCCGATGTTAATGCTCAAGATGCAGGAGGTGCCACAGCATTGCATCTTGCGGCATGGAGAGGTCATACGCCTATCGCTGTGTATTTGATTGAAAAAGGTGCATCTGCAAATGCCATGAGCAAAGAGGGGATGACTCCGCTGGATATTGCTATGATGCGTGAAAATCATGAAATCGGTGCAGCAATCGAAAAAGCAGCTCCCAAACTCAAGCCCCTACTCTAA
- a CDS encoding YbgC/FadM family acyl-CoA thioesterase, translating into MQIRVYYEDTDVGGVVYHSNYLNFCERARSQLFFDAGRSPILEGGHFVAKHIEADYLKSAKFGDILAVKTTLIQIKNASFSLLQQIFREDEKIFEMKIDLVYINFAGNMTKIPAEEKAFLSALE; encoded by the coding sequence ATGCAAATACGAGTTTACTATGAAGATACCGATGTCGGCGGAGTTGTTTATCACTCCAATTATCTCAATTTTTGCGAACGGGCCCGAAGTCAGCTCTTTTTTGATGCGGGGCGTTCTCCGATATTGGAAGGGGGGCATTTTGTGGCGAAGCACATCGAAGCCGATTATCTCAAAAGTGCTAAGTTTGGAGACATTTTAGCGGTAAAAACAACCCTCATACAGATAAAAAATGCTTCGTTTAGCTTATTGCAGCAGATTTTTCGTGAAGATGAAAAAATATTTGAAATGAAAATCGATTTGGTTTATATCAATTTCGCAGGGAATATGACGAAAATCCCTGCAGAGGAAAAAGCGTTTTTATCCGCTTTAGAGTAG